One part of the Parabacteroides distasonis ATCC 8503 genome encodes these proteins:
- a CDS encoding MATE family efflux transporter, with product MNYTYKQIWLINFPVMMSILMEQLINITDAVFLGHVGEIELGASAIAGIYYLAIYMLGFGFSIGLQVMVARRNGEQDYKETGKTFFQGLFFLLGLAIFLYLLIHTVSPFILKKLIVSSDIYRAVILYLDWRSFGLLFSFPFLAIRSFLVGITHTKALSWAAAIAVLINIPLNFYLIFTRELGISGAAIASSLAEMGSFMMLSFYMWIRLDKEKYGLRPVYNGNLLIKVLKLSTWSMLHALISVAPWFLFFVSIEHLGKIELAISNITRSVSAIFFVIANSFALTTGSLVSNAIGAGEGKTLFSICSKILKLGYTIGFPLVAIALLCNRWIIGFYTSNELLIQLAFAPFVVMLLNYTFALPGYVYLNAVGGTGKTQMTFLFQVTTTAIYLVYLYWLCRYTQAPLAIYLTAEYVFVILLATQSIFYLKKKHY from the coding sequence ATGAATTATACATATAAACAAATATGGCTCATCAACTTTCCTGTAATGATGAGCATCTTAATGGAACAATTAATCAATATTACGGATGCTGTTTTCTTAGGCCACGTTGGAGAGATAGAATTAGGAGCGTCCGCTATCGCCGGAATTTATTATTTAGCGATTTATATGCTTGGTTTTGGATTTAGCATTGGGTTGCAAGTAATGGTAGCTCGAAGGAATGGAGAGCAAGATTACAAGGAAACCGGCAAGACCTTTTTTCAAGGCTTATTTTTCCTTTTGGGATTGGCTATCTTTCTTTACCTTCTCATTCATACGGTTTCCCCATTTATACTAAAGAAGCTGATCGTTTCCTCGGATATTTATCGAGCGGTAATTCTATACTTGGATTGGCGTAGCTTTGGATTGTTGTTTTCATTCCCATTTTTAGCGATACGTTCTTTTTTAGTGGGGATAACGCATACAAAAGCTCTATCTTGGGCTGCTGCCATAGCGGTATTAATCAATATTCCTTTAAATTTTTATTTGATATTCACTAGGGAATTAGGAATCTCGGGGGCGGCAATTGCCTCTTCTTTGGCAGAGATGGGCTCCTTTATGATGCTTTCCTTCTATATGTGGATACGATTGGATAAAGAAAAATATGGGTTAAGGCCGGTCTATAATGGTAATTTACTTATAAAAGTCTTGAAGTTATCAACATGGAGTATGCTTCATGCGCTTATTAGTGTAGCCCCTTGGTTCTTGTTTTTCGTTTCAATTGAACATTTGGGAAAAATAGAGTTAGCGATTTCCAATATAACCCGGAGCGTATCGGCTATATTTTTTGTGATAGCGAATTCTTTTGCGCTTACAACAGGCTCATTAGTCAGTAATGCGATTGGTGCGGGAGAAGGGAAGACACTATTTTCAATCTGTAGTAAAATTCTGAAATTAGGTTATACCATAGGATTTCCCTTGGTTGCGATTGCTTTATTGTGTAATCGATGGATTATTGGTTTTTATACGAGTAATGAACTATTGATACAATTAGCTTTTGCCCCTTTTGTTGTAATGTTGTTGAATTACACTTTCGCTTTACCGGGTTATGTATATTTGAATGCTGTCGGAGGAACAGGAAAGACACAAATGACTTTCCTTTTTCAAGTTACGACAACAGCCATATATTTGGTTTATCTTTATTGGTTATGTCGCTACACGCAAGCTCCTCTCGCAATCTATTTAACAGCGGAATACGTCTTTGTAATTCTGTTGGCTACACAATCTATTTTTTATTTGAAAAAGAAACATTACTAA